One Xyrauchen texanus isolate HMW12.3.18 chromosome 44, RBS_HiC_50CHRs, whole genome shotgun sequence DNA segment encodes these proteins:
- the LOC127636827 gene encoding nonsense-mediated mRNA decay factor SMG8-like: protein MAVPMNIGALLQSEIIEDALDKEEGVCVLGIFGKSAMQPGSAKDALINTLADKHIFSIFGSDDTDNLGGGASIQAYYNQENRVLYLVLTSVFDNRQLIRACESLTVGLGYAEAHEFWKAAEKDHCLQLLYLFSLCHVLLLVHPTCSFDVTYDRMFRALDALRQKALPLMRAAIKDSPVSKEWKLNCRPCPPRLLFVFQMNGALRISSSGMGGNGTDGSGGDKPKKHSPRRRLQHALEDQIYRIFRKSRVLTNQSSNCLFTVPANQAFVYVVPGPDEDPISSLLGHLRSNCVLRENEGGTPVPGQRRYQQMRHSNRQPSFNVESSSLSSGGQLVDCTLKEFLWQHVELVLNKKGFDDSVGRNPQPSHFELPTYSKWVHVAYKLYQVMMENSEDEAVELSLKVQGQLKVLEGFLDADAKFSENRCQKALPLAHSAYQSNLPHNYTTTVHKNQLAQALRVYSQHARGVAFQRYAVQLHEDCYKFWSNGHQLCEERSLTDQHCVHKFHLLPKPGEKPEMDHNPPIMYHNSRGRSTSSCNCGRKQSPREDPFDIKAANYDFYQTLEEKCCGKLERIHFPVFQASTLDPAPASDEVPRPGEVPPSVEADRLKEKETSTHTPGDSTSLSLALSLGQSTDSLGTFGDGAEGQEKRPSLVDRQPSTVEYLPGMFHSGCPKGLLPKFSSWSLVKLGPAKAYNSLTGLEQPGFLPGSAFLLPWDVVIRSRSEEEVGSIEPLDGGPASWPAPNKASAGKRGSAGGIGRGRRRDDVARAFVGFEYEDSRGRRFLSSGPDKVVKVLGQGGPKEPASRCLNSDMPLYITSPAQGRGIKPHYAQLARLFIVVPDAPLEITLNPQVQPGPLPCPIFHPEQPEVVLPPDGLWVLRFPYAYVTDRGPCYPPKENQPLANFRVLRGALRANTTSSTPQ, encoded by the exons ATGGCGGTGCCCATGAACATCGGCGCACTCTTGCAATCAGAAATAATAGAAGACGCTCTCGACAAAGAGGAAGGCGTTTGTGTATTGGGAATATTTGGGAAAAGTGCAATGCAACCGGGATCAGCAAAAGATGCTCTTATAAACACATTAGcagacaaacacattttctctatCTTTGGGAGCGACGACACTGACAACCTGGGTGGAGGCGCATCTATCCAGGCGTATTATAACCAGGAGAACCGTGTACTGTATCTGGTATTAACATCTGTTTTTGATAACCGCCAGCTTATTCGGGCGTGTGAGTCGTTGACGGTGGGTTTGGGTTACGCGGAAGCGCATGAGTTTTGGAAGGCGGCAGAGAAAGACCACTGTTTGCAGCTGCTGTATCTGTTCTCGTTGTGCCATGTTCTTTTGCTGGTGCATCCCACATGTTCGTTTGACGTTACTTACGATAGAATGTTTCGCGCTTTGGACGCGCTACGTCAAAAAGCGCTTCCGCTGATGCGCGCCGCGATCAAAGATTCGCCCGTATCAAAAGAATGGAAGTTAAACTGTCGGCCGTGTCCTCCGCGCTTGCTGTTCGTGTTCCAGATGAATGGCGCGCTCAGAATCAGTTCCTCTGGCATGGGTGGGAATGGCACGGATGGCTCTGGGGGGGATAAACCAAAAAAACACTCTCCTAGAAGGCGGCTACAGCATGCACTGGAGGATCAGATATACAGGATATTCAGAAAAAGTCGTGTACTTACCAACCAAAGTAGTAACTGTCTATTTACAGTGCCTGCCAACCAGGCTTTTGTTTATGTAGTGCCAGGACCAGATGAGGACCCCATCAGCTCTCTGCTGGGACACCTGCGGTCCAACTGTGTCCTGAGAGAGAATGAAGGTGGCACACCTGTACCCGGGCAAAGGCGCTACCAACAGATGCGCCACTCTAATAGACAGCCGTCTTTTAATGTGGAAAGCAGTAGCCTGTCTTCAGGGGGTCAGTTAGTGGACTGCACTTTGAAGGAGTTTCTTTGGCAGCATGTGGAGCTGGTGCTGAATAAGAAAGGCTTTGATGACAGTGTAGGTCGCAATCCACAGCCCTCGCACTTCGAGTTGCCCACTTATTCCAAATGGGTGCATGTTGCATACAAACTTTACCAGGTCATGATGGAGAACAGTGAAGATGAAGCAGTGGAGCTCTCCCTCAAGGTGCAGGGGCAGCTCAAAGTACTGGAGGGATTTCTTGACGCAGATGCGAAGTTCTCGGAAAACAGATGTCAGAAAGCTTTGCCCTTGGCTCATAGTGCGTACCAGTCAAACCTTCCCCATAATTACACCACAACAGTGCATAAGAACCAGCTAGCACAGGCATTACGAGTGTACAGCCAGCATGCAAGGGGAGTCGCCTTTCAGAGATATGCCGTACAGCTTCATGAAGATTGCTACAAATTCTGGAGTAATGGACATCAGCTCTGTGAGGAGCGCAGCCTGACAGATCAGCACTGCGTGCACAAATTTCATCTGCTGCCAAAGCCAG GGGAGAAGCCAGAAATGGACCACAACCCACCTATTATGTACCACAATAGCAGAGGTCGGTCAACAAGTTCTTGTAACTGTGGCAGGAAGCAGTCTCCCAGAGAAGATCCATTTGACATCAAAGCTGCCAACTATGACTTTTATCAG ACGCTTGAGGAGAAATGCTGTGGTAAGCTGGAGAGGATACATTTCCCTGTGTTCCAAGCCAGCACACTTGACCCAGCCCCTGCCAGTGATGAGGTGCCCAGACCTGGAGAGGTACCTCCATCAGTGGAAGCTGATCGTCTAAAGGAAAAAGAGACTAGTACTCACACTCCTGGTGATAGCACAAGCCTGAGCCTCGCTCTTAGTTTGGGGCAGTCTACTGACAGCCTTGGAACATTTGGTGATGGAGCGGAAGGACAGGAGAAGAGACCAAGCTTGGTGGACAGACAGCCTTCCACCGTTGAGTATCTCCCTGGCATGTTTCATTCTGGCTGCCCCAAGGGACTGTTGCCTAAGTTCTCAAGTTGGTCTCTTGTTAAACTTGGTCCAGCTAAGGCTTACAACAGCCTCACTGGTTTAGAGCAACCTGGATTTCTCCCTGGCTCTGCTTTTCTGCTGCCATGGGATGTTGTCATACGTAGCCGGTCAGAGGAAGAAGTGGGATCGATTGAGCCTCTGGATGGAGGACCAGCCTCGTGGCCAGCCCCAAATAAAGCATCTGCTGGAAAGCGTGGCAGTGCCGGGGGAATAGGACGAGGACGCAGACGGGACGATGTTGCTCGTGCATTCGTTGGATTTGAGTATGAGGACAGCAGAGGGCGCCGTTTCCTTAGTTCTGGCCCTGATAAAGTAGTGAAAGTGCTTGGGCAAGGTGGGCCAAAGGAACCAGCTAGCAGATGCTTGAATTCAGACATGCCTTTGTACATTACCTCTCCAGCGCAAGGTCGAGGTATCAAGCCACACTATGCTCAGCTGGCTCGTCTTTTCATTGTGGTCCCTGATGCTCCTCTTGAAATTACTCTTAACCCACAG GTCCAGCCAGGCCCCCTGCCATGTCCCATTTTCCATCCAGAGCAGCCTGAGGTTGTGCTGCCCCCTGATGGACTCTGGGTGCTACGCTTCCCTTATGCCTACGTGACAGACCGAGGACCCTGTTACCCTCCCAAGGAGAACCAGCCACTGGCAAACTTCAGGGTGCTGAGAGGCGCTCTACGTGCCAACACAACTAGTTCAACTCCacaatag